The Lineus longissimus chromosome 8, tnLinLong1.2, whole genome shotgun sequence region CAACCTCCGACAGTTTTTGACGTTGTACTTCTTTTGCGTATTGCGTAAAGTGAACCAGTTTTGCTAGTAGTCAATGAGTGAAAATAGAAAAGTAATAAATTGTAACAAATCGATGGAATGAAATACAAAGGAAACTCCTTCTTCATGTATCATCAGCCACCGTGCATCTCCTTTACCAAGATACAAGACATCCAGTACCTAGACGGTTATCTAGTTTCAAGTACATGTTGTACATTAAGATTGGAgcgtggtacatgtatgtcacaaacaaaacatgacattttaattgttggagagaCATCAAGAGTGACATAAAGACCATGGGTCACTCTTGGCGGGAACTGGAGAGGATTACCAGGGACCGAAGACGATGGAGGAAAGTTGTTGGAGGTCGAATCATTTCTGTAGGAGTGCACATCTCAAGCCAAGCTTCTATTTTTCAGACATTTCTCCGAGATCATTGGATGGCCACCATCAAGACTGGTGAGGTACGAATAGAGCAGAATAATTGTTAGAAATAAGTTATATTTGTTGTACAATTTTAGCAAGAAATAGTTGATCAATTACTAACTTACAGTTTCCGAATTGAGAGGGAGCACGAACGCATATGGGTAATCCCATTTCGTCGTAAAAGGTATCCAATATAACCAAAGCACTTAATTAATAGCAAACCCCCAAATCTCAATTGACGACAATCCGCCCAGAAACCCTGAAAAACTACCCAATAAAAATTGAAGGTCATCGCTACGGATGGCTTCATGATTTCACAAGACCCCCTCGGCTCAGCCTCGCTGTCGTCCTAATCGGAAAATGTCGggtcccggtgtgacagcggatatagtccccctggagtcatagtctggtagcattgtatttgaccaattaagcagcatggtctattgtaccgctaaccctaaccaaaacatttagcaatgcgggctattgttacacggactatcagccctaggactaccatcccttgcacaccggtcatACATGTTTTCGAAATATCGAACTGCCCATCTGCCGTCTGGGAGAGGTTTACAGAAACCAATGTGTTAATTGGTGTCTTAATGCCATGGAAACGATGGCCAACACTCATATCAGTAAATTTATGTCAGCATTGGTTTCTCGTCTCTTCAGAAGACCAGAAAGGAGTtccagtcaaaacattatttgaaCAACTACGTATAACATAATTCCATTGATTTTAAAGcctaaacatacatgtaagtcataAGGCAACAATAGGTGACATCGCACCATGCGTAGCAATAGCATGCATGGTTGCAGTTGACCCTGGGCCCAAACACACTGGCAGGGTTGAGTTGGAAAAAAGCGTTTGACCACCAGCGCTTCGACTGGTAACAGCCATTGCAATAGCGCGACAGACGCGGTAATATCACTGGGTGCGCTCTGGTCACACTTCCCTCTTGTAAGTGCTTCATCGGAATATATGAGACCGCGTTTCAAGGCAAGGTAGTGGCTCCATGCATCATACCAGTCTTAATagtgatttcaatttcatcagAGAATAACTGACCTGGTCGTTGGAGTGGTAAAATCATGAAAGGTCCTTTGACCACTTTGGCGGGTGCTAACACCATAAGGAGGCATCAGACCACCATTCAAATTGTAAAGGTGGCATCTAACGACCTGGTGAATTTATAACACTGTAACTGAACATCTTATCGCCTGGCGATACTGGTAACATCATCACAACGAGGTGTCTCACCCCCTTTTAGAGCAGGACCAGCAACATCATCACAACGAGATATCTCACTACCTGATAAGGTGGTACCGGATACACCATCACAACGAGGTGTCTGACCGCCTGATAAGGTGGTACCGGATACACCATCACAACGAGGTGTCTCACCGTCTGATAAGGTGGTACCGGATACACCATCACAACGAGGTGTCTCTCCGTCTGATAAGGTAAACCGGATACACCATCACAACGAGGTGTCTCACCGCCTGATAAGGTGGTACCGGATACACCATCACAACGAGGTGTCTGACCGCCTGATAAGGTGGTACTGGTAACACCATCATAATGAGGTGTCTCACCGCCTAATAGGGTGGTACCGGTAACGCCATCACAACGAGGTGTCTCACTGCCTGATAAGGTGGTACCGGCTACACCATCACAGCGAGGTGTATCACCACCTGATACGGCAGTACCGGTAACATCGTCATGATGTAACGAGATTTCTCACTACCTGATAGGGCGGTACCGGTTCGCTAAAAGAAGCAAATCCCACAGCAGCTGTCACCAGAATGGTAGCGGGAAAGTGCCTACCCAAGATTCCAGTCTTTGACCCAATCAATAATAACAAAGAGTCGTATTCTTTTCGCACACTATCTGCCTTTTATTCAAGAAATACTAACAATAGGCTGCATACGTCTCCAGTTTCCAGAAAATATATCCTTTCTGATCTCCTGGTGATTCACAAAGGTTCAATCCACAGAAATAGACTAACCGGTCTGCCTTTTCACAAAGTTCCAACATCATGTCTCTCTCTCTCAACTAAAGCGGAGACTTTACACACAAGAGTATAGCCAAAAAGGATACTCCTACACCTGACCAATTCACCAAATAAGGGCATTAAGCCAACCCTGCATCAATCGACTGAGTATGTGTCCAAAACTAACCGGGGCAAGCGGCGCAGTCCAAGTGACtcataactttttaaatcacgaGCCAACACACTAAATCAGGGTTAAAGTCGGTTTACAAACAAATTGCCAATGTTGTCCTAATACAACCTCTAGGTTAAACAAATCAGTCAAATCAAAGTTTATGTACACAAAATACAGAATATAAAATATGAACACATTTGTAGTGGAAGTTCCATCCCTCGGTGGCATCTAAATAAAGGGTGCAAGTAGTACATAATGACTTAGCAACTGACTGACaatcactagtaggaggctttttgaTATGTGCACAAAAAGAAAATATCGAATTTGTTACCCACGTTCCTAATTATTTGCACCTTATGCACCTGGTGCCTGTGCAGATAATAGTGTATCAATGTTAATCTTTCGTAAGTTAAGTCAAAGTTGTCATAAGACGACTGTTCTTCACTATCAAAGTTAAATCGAAGTTGGAGTCGTTAATGATGCGCAGCCTCTGTAACCCCCTTACCTACCTTTACTGTCAAACGACTTCAGCATTAGACAGGCCGCTGCCATATGACTAAATAAGGATCACGTTGTCCCTGCATCAAAAGCTCGGAAATTTTATTCCAGAGGTATTAGATACTACCATTAACTTTTTTAACCGAGCAGTGTTGAAGTGACCCTCATACGTGTTAAAGCGATCCCGAATTGACCCTACcctgtaaccccccccccccccccccccatttaaaCACTAACATCTTCCTCCAAGAGAGTAAATTGTGCGTGCAACCCTACAAAGAGTTGTAGGGTATTGGTAAACCGTTCAGTTTCTCAAAAGCGCTTTGGCGCAATATTATCACCACTAGCATTGTACCcttggcgcaggcaggttcaaatgggctataccttgaatagattgaattgcaatgaaaatctaatgcaatatcaaaggagcaatatcgaagagacaaattaaaccaaccatttgtccacagactcggacctagctgtggcgtgctgtatgcgagcatataaaagtatgtcagttggtccgatagagatgatgaggcaatgcctcgttccttagtcagcaatatgcgcctttttatacggagaagaaggagtacccagataggccttcgcATGTCGGCCTCAAAAATGGCTCGatccaattgcactatcactactataactttaaaatgcgtgctcctcctacatgtagccaggtctcgggcaaggcacttactcgacaggcaagctagacgttcagcaccgtgagcagctcctcgaTTTGAAAATCccctctggctaacacagcacacataaacaatagaccaccaatttgaccccagctccttactgcgggaaaacccaagtccagcaaccgaaagtaccaaaaatacatttttgtttacatttgaactgcacacatacgtttgtttacaatttctttccccgcgaaatctcgaacatcaggtgacctgcaatcgtggattgaaaataacattaactttagttcagcaggtcaacaggtacaggctgttccaatcatccccctacagccagctgttcaacaggtaatgttagccaccccacagggagtggaggtaattgattaagcccctgcataactaaacagctatgacttggcttctgtgagtcgtaaggagaattgacagtgtccgattaaaaatccctcattactgctccgctgaagtaaatttccgaaaataaacacaacgttgcatcaggataacatatcacctgcaaacgtgcaaaatttcgagacgaaacactacccccaaatggcactttatcgagccgccttatagtagtATGATATAGATACCCTACAGTAGATATATGCCTGTACAAAACTTGTTCAGGGTCAACTTCCTGGATGGTATCCTGCCCGGGCTGCATGTACAAGTATGCAGCGTTCAGAAAGAGCATGTATATTTCGCCATCATTCACTCCTGGGTAgggagaagcaagtagggtcaAGTGCCTCGCttaaggacacaaagacgaaacagtggTGATCCTGGCGAGAGAGGAATCGGGATTCCAACCGAAGAGCTGTCCCTGTACGCCCCACCGCTGAGTGTTAAATCTAGCTTTTGAAGTGTTAAATTTAACACGCTTTTTCTTAGCGCGCAGGAATATGGATGATTACATAAATGTGCATGTGCCCAAGGATAAAAGCTGCATGTCTGCAACGAAAGCGCCATCTGAAGTTAGTAATAACCCCACTCACTAGAATGGATTCAGGGATAAGGTTCAAGAATGTCGATCATGGCTGATGAAGTTGAACCTCGGGTCCCAATTCCGTGGAGTCAGGTGGTTGAGGGGCGGGGTAGAATTACGTCTCGTGGTTCATTTCTGGAAGAGGCTCTGTGTTATCTCGGCTACATATCATGTTTGCTGTATCTGCCTTTAATCTAATCGGGTCGAGTATCTTTAAGGACAAGCCGCAAACGCTTCCAAAATTGTTGTCTCTCGCGTTGCACACTGGTTCGCTTCGTCTCAGGCCATTCTAAGCAAGGGCAGTGCATCCTGAGTAATTCTTTGGGAAGGTCTTTTTTCTTCATCCCCATCAACACAAGGACGAACTTCGAAAGGTTTTCAACACCGCTATTTGCGGACATCTCCGGCCAATGATTCTTTAGGAGATCTTCTGTCACGATGACGACGAAGTGAATGACACCAAAGCCGtattccttgacctgtttccacaaaGGTATGTAATCGGGACCTGCTGCCCACTGTAGCGTCACCCTCAAGGGGTGACCGTACAGTTTCTCCTCGATATACTGGTCCACCCATCTCTTTACATCCTGCTCATTCATATTGTAAAGGATATATGCTTCTGTCCTCCCTCTTGGAAGTGAGCTTATCCCGCACAGGCCGGATGGAACAAGACGACTGCGCTCAGTGGCGGCTGCTTCTGCCTCTTCATCTGCTCGAGGCGTAAGGCGTCTCTCCAACAACCAGTGTTGAATGTTCACTCGATTACAATAAAGGATCATTGCAACTGAACAGACCAGAACCACCAAACCAATGATAGCTACCAGAGCTATCAGAGGGACGTATGGGCTGCACTGCCACCAGTAAGGATTATAATCTCTCACCCGTTTCCCGTACATGGAAACTGGTCCACTACATGTGAGAGTATCCAGTTCGTTCATGCCATTTTCCCGTATCCATCTGGAAAAACCCAGCAGCTGACATTCACAGGAAAAAGAATTTCCTCTAAGAATGACTTCCGTATTACCACGGCTAAACCGTGATAAGGCTCCTGTCTCGATGTACATTATTCTGTTAGATGACAAGTCCAGGGTTCCACTTCCAAGTTTTGGTAACGATTCTTTAAGAACGTAACCAAGGCTATTATCCCGCAGGAGAAGATAATTCAGACTTTTAAGGTTCTTTAAAATGGGTAAATAGTTATTGGTCAGTTGTGACGATTGCATCTCCAAGGTTGTCAAAGATTGCACTTGGTTTCCAAAGAATACCGATAAATTCTCTTTATCTATTCCTGTCCAATCGATTCGGGGGAACTCGAAGTACAATTTTTGTAAACGTTTAAGACCAGCAAACAAATATGGCGATGGTTTAAAGCTTTGTGATCTTTGACCCTTCAGAGACAATGCTAGTAAGTTTTTCAGATCACTTAAAGTCCCATCCTCAACACAATATAACGAATTTGACGACAGACCAAGCCAATGCAGGTTCCCAAGGCCCCTAAACATGCCGTTAGTTAAATGTCCAATCTTATTGTAATTCATTCCTAGTTTTGACAGATTATCAAGCCCTTCAAATGATCCGGGAGTAATCCACGTAATTTGGTTGTAAGACAAGTAAAGGTTCCTAAGCTTCTTCAATCCATTGAAGATCCTTCCAGTTATCACACCTATCTTATTTTCCATtaaatttaatttcaataatTTCTTAAGATCGCCGAAAGAATTATCCGCAACTGAATGGATTTTATTTCGAATCAACTCAAGGTCGGCGAGGTTCCTGAGTCCTTTGAATGTGCCGTTAGTTACCGAAAGTAGTTTGTTGTTGTCTAACATCAATATAGACAAGCTCTCAAGATCTTTGAAAGATCCGTCCGGAATCGAGCTGATTTGGTTGAAACGGAGATCAAGCTTCAATAATTTCCTCAACCCTTTAAAAGTTTCATTGGTTAGCACACGGATTTGGTTACCAAACAATGACAATTCAGTTAGGTTTTCAGGCGTCTGAAAAGTATATGGCGCTATCCTGACTAGCCCACACTCAGATATCCACAAGTTCTTTAAGTTGGCGTTGTTGGGAAAGCAGGATTGGTTCAGTTCAACCGCCTCCTGGGGCTGACAGGACTGGACAGTAATTTTCACTAGGTCCTTCCCGAGGTCGGAGATTGCTGCAAGGATTTCGTGGAACGGAGCACGTCGGCAGGTGAGTGTCTTCCCGTCCGTTTCCGAGGTTACTACCTGGCACCCATCAGGAATGTTGGTTTCACCTACAGCCCCTGTCCGAGAACGGAGTGGAAGAATTGCAATCAACCAGACAAACGCACACCACACCTGAAATACAATCACGTTTGCTTTAAAGATTACGACACACAACGTCACATACGTATGATATACACaaagtgaaagggttaagaacTAAGCGGTCGGCAGCCAAGTCACCTTCGGTGAAGTTTGAAtgtttgatctctgtgaccttgaaacgtcggtcaaatcaaaaactctgtTACGGGTATTATGTCCGAGAATCAACAGTACAAATTTCAGTCAAATTTTAAAGATGACCAGAAAGTAAGTCAAATTTCGATCTCGATGGCGAGCGATGGGGCAGGCGTTCGCTTTGgcatttcgggggatttgcgaaaactcactgtTGATCTACTCTTCAAGGCCAcggaggtcaaatgacgtaaattggcATAGGcctatggtacgtttcttacccgcaatgactattgaccGTAtgcttggtacacatgtaccctaagTCAGGAGATCTCAAGGACCGATATTCGGCCACTCCGCTGATTCATTACTTGACCACTAGAGGGCCAAATTGGAAACCAGAAAAAATCATGTCCGTATCATCTCCATTTTTTCTTAAAGATGCGTGTACATGTAATAAGGAAACACTAACTGTAGTATTATCAAGTATAAATCAGATTCAACTGAACACTCAAAACTGCTTTGTAGGCCACTAAAACCAGTATTTTTGTAAAGTCTGTTGTTGTCCCACTTGATAATGAATGAGTGGCACTTTTTTTCGAGGTCGTTGCCATGGTAGCGGCCATAACTGCTATAAAATTAAAGTAATTCCCGAAATCAGTCACTTTTTTATGAGGCAATTATAAATCTAGGTTAGATATCTGTCAGGCATGTGACGACGTTATAAAGTTTGACGGTCATGCACCTGTATAGAGATCAATACGTGGTtgcaccataccagttgaatggtattttccatttaagatataatttttctaaaattgagaataaggtgtgtttaaattgaagaaaatgatgaagtttcagtccaattagCTTACTTATGCAGTTTTCAGTCTCCATTCACCCCGtagtggtgaaaaagctgactagcgggttaaaagccgtcaaaaatcacCCCCCTAACTTCAGatccccaaaccctgaaattatcatgcataatgtTAACCGGGCAATACACACATCTGGAACAGCAAGGAAGGATTTTACTAATAAACCACAACTTCGGCAAATCCAAAGTTTATTTTACAGAACAAATGGCGAAAGCCATACACTACattacagtgtatacatacataCCAATAATCAATAACTACTAGAGCAGTACAGCAAAGTCTCAAGTTCCCTACCACAGAGGACAACTTCACAATGACGTCTCCTGACTGACTTTACAGTACTTTAAGCACAACAACAAAGTAGCTACTCATAGTGGCTCCTAACCTGCTTTACAGTAGCAGTCACACTCACGGGGACCTGCCTCAAGGAACAATTTAATGCAGCTGACAGTGGAACGGACCCTGCCAGCCACAGAGTACCTCTAAGACATACTCCTCCCTAGATTGGTGGAGTGAGGATTGGCTGCAAAGGGTCTTGGCCTTTAAAACCCACAGCAGTCAATCCCCTGGTCCCAGACATGAGGAAACCAGTAAACTAATGTACTCTCTCCATGCTGGCATATACAGAAAGATCAACAGCAACACTTCAATGAACTCCGACCAGAATCCATTACCACACAGGAGGTtatgccaaactttatatgatTTTTGTAGAACAAGAAATAAAGCATCTTCACACCGTCTGATGGCGCCATAGCGCGGACAAAGGACGAACTAAACTGAAGTCAGTCTGACATGAACCACGCCTAGAATTAACCACTTTATCTCTGCCAGCACACCAGAATAAATGCCTGAAGGCTACTAGAGTTCTTCTAGCTCATGTACATGACCTCAGAATTAACCATTTCAGCCAAAATCACCCGTGGCCAGAGAATGCAACTCGGCCCACACACAAGGTTTCAGCTCGGATTCTGTCAATTTCACACGGCGACCAACACGGTCACAAACTCATCTTTTCTGGTCCAACTGGCAATAGTCAACCATCGCACTGACAATATATATGGTCTTTATACACTTATCTTACGAAATATTGTGACACATAAGTCTTACCTGTAACAACAAGGAAGGATTTTACTAATAAACCACAACTTCGACAAATCCAAAGTTTATTCTACAGAAAAATGGCGAAAGCAACTTTGCGTGATTCCCAGCGCGGAAAATGTGTGAACCACGTGATCTCAGCCCGTGCTTTAAAAagtgagcccccccccccatttttcCATGCGGTTTATTCCTACTACTCCAcaataacgtacaacgaaaatttcatgatttgacaggctaggataggtctatttgactttgaaagcgttcctcccggataacgtctcggaaaaagttatgattATGTAGAAAGTACCGTTTTAAaaggaaaacggcttaaaactttattacaggtacgtggcctGACAGATGACGTGGTCATATTTTATCATAACCTGGTGATGTTTACATTCCTCGACTTTTTTTATGATGCAGCCAGATACAAGTGTATTGTTTCAAGTGTGAAGGGTTGGGCACTGTGGTAATGTTTTCTTGGGCCTATGGGCCAAGTGTGAAAAAAGATGAAGTTCCTGTTGACAAATTAGCAGGCAATGGTGCTAATTTCAGAAACAAATCTTTCCCGTGTGTGAAGTTGTACATTACCTCAAAAATGGGACCCTTAAAAGGACCCCCGAGTAGTAAAGGGTTAAAAAGTTGATGTCAATAAAGtttgatttcagatattttACCAATTTATTACTTGATCTCCCCACGCCAAAATACCATGGCAaaaggaagtacatgtataaccaaCAAAAACGGCCAAAATTTAGGGAAATGGCCATCACAATATAACGTGTCAAAAATGTAGAGGATTTTATGTAATAAAGCACTGACCCAAAGGTGGATTCAATATTGCACATTAGAGAGCCATTTGAAAATACGATTTTgctatttttctcaaaacccgGGAAATATCACTTACTTCCTGCTGTCATTGCAAGGCAGAATAAATCATGTCGACTTGGGTATCAAAACGAAGGTCTATAAGAGTACTTTTAAAACATGGCATAGCTTTGGCTCCATTGTAAAACCCTGGGAACCTTCCCTCAAGGGATGGTAAAAAAGGGCAACAGTGCCTTTGACACTTGGAAAGAAACTGTTTCAATCAACAGTACTCGCATAGACCTTGACTTAACATAAGAAAATTGCAAAGTCCAAGTGTATTTATCATTTGATATAATTAATCAAACAGCAACGTTTGATGTTTAATTGTACAACACTTTTCCTCTTGATGAGTAACTAATGTGCAGACAAAATGGAGATATGAGGGTTAAAAACTGTAGTGGGAATTAAGTGCAAAAGAACACTGATTAAAAGtccaaaagaaaataaattcTCTTTCGACATAGTCATGTATACCACCAAAAACAGATTAGTTAAAAAAAACATTAACttaaaaacaagaaatataGCCTTTCCATCGGCAGCTGTAGATCAGGCACCAGGCTACCGATTCAGACAATTATTGTACCACTGAGCTGTATTTACTCTCTACTACACAATGGCATTTACATCTTGGTCTTTCAGTTAAGCAAATTATCACCACgttgcattgtatgtacagctgtttttacaactCAGCCAATTTTGAGGCaatggtcctgttgtgttcttttatccCCCTATGTGCCGCTAGTGTACACACACATGAAGAAGTAATGAGTGTCGCCATGGTAGAGCTTAGGCCAATCCAGTGGGTGGGTTGTAATgtggaaattagcaataatagcTCACAGTGTATATTTTTCCTTCCGGATTTAATTGTTTTCCACTGCAATGTGGATTACTTTGATTTGTATCTCTGGTAAAATCTTAAactgcactgaaaatgacatctgcCAATTTCTACTGAAGTGACATGATCAGACATTATGCTTACGTCCTATTGACAAGACGTATTACAAAACGTTATTTATTATTATGACATACCCTGACCTGGGATTTTagaattttagaactgttctcttcaggGACAACTCTACTGAGGATGATTGAACCAACAAAGCAATTTTCAATGACTAAAAAAACAAGGCTATTTACTCTGTTTCATTTGTAAAGAACATGTGACTATGTTATAATCAATTTCAGCAACAAGCACCTACTGTGATTACTGGAGTACCTGTCAAAGATGGGCTTTAAGAGGCAGAGATACTGGgtgcatttttctgaaaattttacAAGTCCGAAACctgaaacatgaaataaaataaataatgcTCCTTGCTAACttatatcaaaaatatatctgggttcagtaacaaatattgactttataaaacagtctttcaggttgacaAATCTTCCTAATAATGAGAAACAAAGGAATATTTTGGTGAAATGGATAAGCAAACCTGTTGACTTTTCTCTGCCCAAAACCatatcaatgcgtgaataagggttATTGCTAGGGCAAGCTGGTATTTTGCAGAAGAAATCgcctacatgtagatagtttatgagtaaaatggtgattttatttgcagctcTTTCAATTTTTCTGATGGGCTTgatcatgaggttttgaaaggaaccagttttggaTCCACCTTGCACTGAAGGACAATGTACAGACATGGGCATCGGCCTACACATTTATACTAGTATATTAAAGTATATGGCAAATCTGtggcctttccaggaattttattagatAATCCTGAAGTATGGTGACTtaacggtttatgcctgtttcgcctattcctgtttcgcctattccagttccgcctattcctgtttcgcctattcctgtttcgcctatttcctacaataccctacaataaatcgactctcccagggggaaccttagggatcatgtccattttatggggaaatgtgaggggacaattggatgatgttaacgatgtgatgacaatttgactaatcaaatgccatcaattttgttaacaaaccatgccatgaccgtttttaAAGAGTCATCTTGAAAGCGgtgacagtccgggacttatttgaccatatgaccatactgacacacagtaaaaactagaGTAAAGtagtcgcttattttataaaaacaggaattcatgagtttttgataaaaatacataatttaataaaaaataacaaatttgagCAGAGCCCTGCTTGGCTGCTAGGTCCCGATCAGATTTTAAATGTAGAACAAGCTGAGATCCTTGGAGTCAACTTTACTGCTGGTCTTACGGGGGGCTCTCATGTCGAGAGAAGGGTCTCGGCCGCACGCTGTAGAGTTTACAGCTTACTCCAGAACGGGATGTGTTATCCAGGTTTATCTAGTGAGGTAAAAACGTTTTTATGGAACAGTACTGTCCGACCCATTCTTACATATGGTTGTCACTTTTTATATTTGCGTAGTTTGGAGAGGCAAATTCTCGAAAGATTCCAGAGCAACCAAGTTAAACGCCTCTTGGGTCTTCCTAAGAGAAGCCATCATTCCAAGCTACTGGAAGCCCTTGGAATTGAAAGTATTAGCAACAGCATCAATGATTCAAAGTGTTCTCTCTTCAAACGAATCTTCCGGCATGATTCCCCCGCCAGAGCCCTGAACTGTGTTCTTTTGGCAAAGTGGGCCTCTGGTGCCGGGTGCATAAAGGGCACCCTTCTGGATTCTGTGATCGATCTCGGTGTGGCGCCCGCCTCCCTAGCGTTCTCTCCTCGGTGTCGCTCGGCTGACCGTTCGGTTGTCCCTGCTGCGGAGGATGGGATTGTGGACTCATTACACGGTCTCCTCCTCAGCAGCGGGTACGACACGAGGGGTTCGGCTGAGCACACCATGGTGAGATTGCTCACACGGGCTTTTTAATTCAATCTGTTAGGTTATACCATGGTGGCATTataattttatattttattacTTATATTTATAATGCCTCCATGGTTATACCCGGTACATTTAGTTTTAAA contains the following coding sequences:
- the LOC135492617 gene encoding leucine-rich repeat-containing protein 15-like: MVARIPEGKTYVSQYFVWCAFVWLIAILPLRSRTGAVGETNIPDGCQVVTSETDGKTLTCRRAPFHEILAAISDLGKDLVKITVQSCQPQEAVELNQSCFPNNANLKNLWISECGLVRIAPYTFQTPENLTELSLFGNQIRVLTNETFKGLRKLLKLDLRFNQISSIPDGSFKDLESLSILMLDNNKLLSVTNGTFKGLRNLADLELIRNKIHSVADNSFGDLKKLLKLNLMENKIGVITGRIFNGLKKLRNLYLSYNQITWITPGSFEGLDNLSKLGMNYNKIGHLTNGMFRGLGNLHWLGLSSNSLYCVEDGTLSDLKNLLALSLKGQRSQSFKPSPYLFAGLKRLQKLYFEFPRIDWTGIDKENLSVFFGNQVQSLTTLEMQSSQLTNNYLPILKNLKSLNYLLLRDNSLGYVLKESLPKLGSGTLDLSSNRIMYIETGALSRFSRGNTEVILRGNSFSCECQLLGFSRWIRENGMNELDTLTCSGPVSMYGKRVRDYNPYWWQCSPYVPLIALVAIIGLVVLVCSVAMILYCNRVNIQHWLLERRLTPRADEEAEAAATERSRLVPSGLCGISSLPRGRTEAYILYNMNEQDVKRWVDQYIEEKLYGHPLRVTLQWAAGPDYIPLWKQVKEYGFGVIHFVVIVTEDLLKNHWPEMSANSGVENLSKFVLVLMGMKKKDLPKELLRMHCPCLEWPETKRTSVQRERQQFWKRLRLVLKDTRPD